The nucleotide window GGAGAGCCCGCGCGCACAGCTCCTCACCCCCGGCAACTCAGGGACACGAGGTCTTCTACGGGGCACCGTTCGCGAGTGCCGGCGCATCGTGGCGTGCCGCAGGGAGCTCCCATCCCGCCTGCCTTCGACCCAGGCAAAGCCGAGCAGGCGTGGTCCCTGGCGTCCAGGTCGTTCGTGCAGTGGCGAGCTCCACCTGGACGCCAGGGACCACGCCTGCTCCACGGTGTGTGGGTCGAAGGCAGACGGGATGGGAGCTGGGGTGAGTTGTGGGTTGAGGTGGACGTGAAGGTGGCGATAGGAGGGAAAAACGGAGATTCCATCGGAGTACTTATTTGCGGATCCATCACTTCCTCCGCTATCCGTGGTATATCCAGGCGGGTCAGCGAGATTGGAACCGTGCCGCTGCAATGATGGACAGGTCTGTGACGACATGGTTCTCATGCCCGGAGGTCAATGGATGTACGGAACTGTCAACTGCGACCTTGCTGTCGCAACGAACGCCTCCCTGCACGGAACGGCAGAGTACTACCTTGCAGTGGCAACTGTAATTCCACTTCTACTGTTGGGCTATTTCCTCAACGTAAACGTTGCTGACGCTATTTCTCAATTCACGGACAATGGCACTAAGAGGGCTTGGGTATTTTGGATTGCTTTTCTTGCGGGGCCATCTTTGGCCCTTGTCGGCGGACTCATGGGGGAGATCGTCTCCTTGAAAGCGCTCTTCGAGAGGGAGTGGACTGGAGCCACGGCGAGTTGCAGCGTGTGGGGATTGAGTCTTCTGTCCACAGCGGGGGTCATTCATTTGTGCATTACGGCAAGTAACCGAGTGGCGGTCCTAATGAAGAGAGAGGGGCTCAGCAGATCCTGTCCAACGAACTTAATGAGATTCCGCCGGAACGCCAGGCAGCACAGCAACGAAGTGCCGCAATATCAGCAATGGCCCCCGTCCGGCAGTGTCCTTCCAAGGCTTCCCGCAGCTCGTATGACCATCGCTGACTGTTGCGTATAGAGCTACGCATGAGAAGGTAACCGTGCCCCTCCTGTGCCGATCCACCGGGGAATCGTGGGGAGCGTCGGGCGGTCGCGGTGTACGGGACAAAGCGAAGGCCCCCGGCAATCTTCCTGGCCAGGGGCCTTTCCGCTGCACTGAGCTGCGGAGGCTGTGGGATTTGAACCCACGGTGACGTTGCCGCCACGACAGTTTCAAGATCGCCTGGCTCCAGTACCCCACAAAACAAGCCATTCAGCCTTTGGGTCGTGCACCGTCTGTACCAGTATGGTCCGCTCTTTTGGCGGTCGAGTCCAGCCGTCGACGCACCCAGTTGCTCCCAAGGCGCACCCAGTTGCGTCCATGACGCGCCCAGTCCGCCTGGCGGCATATACCGAAGAGATAGACCTGCAGGTGAGAGCCTTGGCGGCTTTTGGTCAAAACTCCGTTGATCCGCCACGCCTTGAGAAGCCGGCGAGAGCCGAAACGGGCTTCTAAGCACATCCATTGAGGAGTGTTGCTGGTACGTTCCGTGGCCGTAAATAGCCCCGTCCGCATTGTCTCGCCAGACCCGGGCGGGGCTTCGAACGCATCTCTCAGAGATGCGTCAAGGAAGGAGTGTCATGGAACCATCCGCCACCCCTGCCGAGCGCGAGCCTAACGGAACGACTCGGCCCACCGTGGCTAGATTGGCGTCGCTCATGACCGGCGTGGGAACCCTCCTTGTCGGGGTTGCTGCAGTGATCACAGCGATGCGGTAGACCGTGCGATCTGCGTAGTGCCGACAATGCCCAGACGTGATGCCCACGACTGGGCTAAGGGTGAGTTGAACGGTACTTCCTGACATCGACGGCTGACATCAACAGCAGCAGATTTCGACGGCCATCTGCGGTCGGTGGCGGCAGCTCGGCCCTCATGCCGAACCGTCACCGGGCGCGCCGGGTCGAACTCCTAACGCGATGCCCAGCCCACCGGCACCGGTCCCAGGGCCACTGACTAGCAGCCGAGCAGACCTCAGCGACTGCCCCGCCGGTAGTTCGGGACGAAGAGGTCGTGCCGACATCATGCAGAGACAACGGGCGCTAGACCGAGCGTCAGATCCTCAATTGCGTGTCAGATCTGCATCTGATCCCGGTGACCGCAGGAGTTGCAAGCAGTCTCGCCCAAAATCGGTAAGAATCCACATTTCACGAAATCCGTCATCCGCGACGAGGCGATTGATTCCGTCATCCACAGCCAGGCCCTCAGAAGTGAGGCGGGCGATTGAAGCATCGAGCACATCTGCGTAACCGAGGATCTCGGCCAAGATCTCGGGGCGGCGCCACCCGGGCCAGCGCACGTTCTTGTCAGGTCCAAGTTCATGTGGAGGCATAAGGGGAGGCTGGCGCTCTAGCAACTCCATCAACTTAACTTCAGGCTCATCGATTCGGGCTAGTCCTCGAATCCTTAGTCTCTCTTCGTCGGCTTTCGTTTCATCACGCACGCCACGGCCAAGGCAACGTCCTAGAGCCTGCACTTTGACATCCAAGGGCGTGTCCATGGCTGCTTGAACACTCTCTGCCATGAGAGCAAGTAGACGGGGGCTAGACTCAATGGACGAGACGAACCTGTTGAGGTCCATATCGGCTTCAACGCCACCCACAGATAGCACTCGACTCGCTCGGTTCCGTCGGTACTGCAGGTACTTGTCGATCAGGCGCTGCCCAGCGGCGTCGACTACTTCCTTCGCCGCCAGAGCAGCAGCACCAGCCTCCAGGCCGAGCGTTGCTCCAGCAACACCGGCGCCCACGCTCGTGGTCGCTCTGAGGACCACCTCTGCCGCGTTGCCGGCACTCTCCTTGGCTATGCGATCGTCCGTCACGGCGAGCAGGTTACTGTAACGGCCACCACACCAAGCTCGCGGAGCGAGCGGGCGGTGAGCAGCAGGCGCTACGTCGCCAGGTATGTGTGGGCTGGAACAGAAAAAGAGCCGAGGTCACCCGGATGCACCGAGACGCGAGATGAGTTCTTGCACTTTGGCTTCGAGGACCGCGTCGTCCTGCTCATCCACCCACCGAACGACAGTGGTCGGGAGATCTGCACTCGCCGCTTGCCTAAGTCGCCGAGGTACATCTTGAGGCAGAGGCCTGTTCGTGACCACGAGAAGGCCGTCGATCGGAACCCTGCCAGAACTACGGGCGGCGGCGTGGATGATATTGCGAAGCACAGAGGTAGTCAGCACGGTTCGACCTACCTTGATCTGCACCCCGATCAAGGCCGAAGGAGTCTGCACTGCTACATCGATACCAAAGTCCTCGGCCCCACCAACAAGGCGCGTATCGGGATAGAACCTAGCAAGGTGGTCGAATACTTCACGCTCGTAGACGAGAGCAGAGACCCGTGCAACCAAGGGGTCATCAGTGGCTCTTGGATCAACAGCACTCAAAACCTGTAGTGCTTGCCGCGCATCCTGCGGCGCCTCCTGCTCAATACTGGCAACGATCTGGTGCCTGCGACGTGACATCAACAGCTCGTAGTCCTGGTACCGAGCTCGCGTAAGCGGTGACCCATTAATGGCCATGATCAGGAGAATAACTCCGACCAAGAGAAGCGCGACCGAACCGGCCTGGTTGCCGGTCATGAAGACTGCGACCACTCCGGCGCCAGCCAAGGCAGTGCCGGCCAGGGACGCTCCCAGGCGTTCCCACCGAGACAGCGGGGCAGCGTCAGCTGCTGGGGCCTCGGGCACATCGTCAACGGTCGACACGCCCGGCAGCCTAACTAGTGAAGTGGCCCCCCGGGCGGCTTTCGCAGATCAGATGGCTTCCTTGAGCGGAGTGATCGGCTCCCCAGGCTTACGACTGCAGGCAAGGCAATCCAGGCGGATCGGCAGGTGCACGCGTAATCATCAGCGGCAACCGCACGCGCGCGCAAAGCTGTGGTCTCAGCCCTGATCCAGCGGGGCCTGCCTGCTGACAGCCATCGCTGACATCAACGTCGGCGAACAGTCCCGGAGTCCAACAGCCAGGCGAGGACGGGGCGTCCTAGGCGGAGGTGCGTCAGAGCACCCACGGATCGAACTCCTAAAGCGGGTGTCGCAGCTCCGCACCCTGCCGGCTTGTGACCCGTGGCATCCCGCTCTGTGTCGCAACACCATGATTCCGGGCAGGTAGCCGCACCACAATCGCCTCCATGAGCCATCTCGCCTGGGACGACGAACAGGACTTCGCCGACGCCGACCGCGGGTTCCTCGCCCGTCTCGACCCCTGCCTCATCCGGGACGCCGACGGCCGCGTCGTCTGGGACAACGACGCCTATGCCTTCCTGGACGACGACTGCCCGCCCACCGCGCACCCCTCGCTGTGGCGCCAGAGCCGGCTCGTCGCCCGGCAGGGTCTCTACGAGGTCGTACCGGGGATCTACCAGGTACGCGGCCTGGACATCTCGCACATCACCTTCGTCGAGGGCGACCGCGGCGTCCTCGTCATCGACCCGCTGATCAGTACCGAGGTGGCGGCCGCGGCGCTGGCGCTGTACCGCGCACACCGCGGACCGCGCCCGGTCACCGCCGTCCTCTACAGCCATTCGCACCTCGATCACTTCGGCGGGGTGCGCGGTGTGGTCGACGACGCGGACGTGGCCGCCGGCCGGATACCGGTGATCGCCCCGTCCGGCTTCCTCGCCCACGCGGTCAGCGAGAACGTCTTCACCGGACCCGCGATGGTGCGCCGGGCCGGCTACATGTACGGCACCACGCTGCCCAAGGGGCCGGCCGGTCAGATCGGCTGCGGCCTGGGCCAGACGACCTCGACCGGCTCCGTCGGGCTGATCGCCCCCACCCTGGACATCACCGCGACCGGTCAGGAAGAGGTGATCGACGGCATCCGGATGGTCTTCCAGCTGACGCCCGGCACCGAGGCGCCCGCCGAGATGAACTTCCACTTCCCCGAGCTGCGGGCGCTGTGCGTGGCCGAGAACGCCTGCCACACCCTGCACAACGTCCTCACCCTCCGCGGTGCGCTGGTCCGTGACCCCAGCGCCTGGGCCCGCTATCTCACCGAGTCCCTGCGGCTGTTCGCCGATTCCAGCGAGGTCGTCTTCGCCTCCCACCACTGGCCCACCTGGGGAGCGGACCGCGCGGTCCGCTTCCTGGAGGAGCAGCGCGACGCCTATGCCTACCTGCACGACCAGTCCGTACGGCTGATCAACGCCGGGCTCACCGGCGCCGAGATAGCCGAGGAGCTGCGCTTCCCGCCCGCGCTGGAGCGCGCCTGGCACGCCCGCGGCTACTACGGCACCCTCAGCCACAACGCCAAGGCTGTGTACCAGCGTTACATGGGCTGGTTCGACCGCAACCCGGCCCATCTGTGGCAGCATCCGCCGGTGGCCGCGGCCCGGCGCTATGTGGAGTTCATGGGCGGCGCCGACGCCGTGCTGGCCAAGGCCCGGCAGGCGTACGAGGCGGGTGATCTGCGCTGGGTGGCCGAAGTGGTCAACCACGTCATCTTCGCCGCACCGGGCCACGCCGAGGCCCGCGCCCTCCAGGCCGACGCCTTCGAACAGCTGGGCCGGGCCGCCGAGTCCGGCCCCTGGCGCAACTTCTACCTGATGGGCGCCGCAGAGCTGCGCGGCCCCGTCGCCGGCACCCCCGCACATCCCGCGCCCGACCTCCTCGCCGCCCTCACCGCCGAGCAGATCTTCCAGTCCATGGCAGTCCGCCTCAACGGTCCCCGGGCCGGCGACCGGCGCCTCCTCCTGCGCTGGGAAATCGGGTCCGCGCCGGACGGCAGCGACCCGGCCGCCGCCCCCGAGATCTGGACGCTGCTGCTGTCCAACGGCGCGCTCACCCCCATGCCCGGCGACGCGCCCCGCGGCGAACGGCCGCACGCCACCCTGCGCCTGGCACGCACCACCCTGAACGCGGTCCTCAGCGGCGCCACCACGTTCCCCGACGAAATCACCGCGGGCACCGTCACCCTCGACGGTGACGCCGAGGCCCTGCTCAGCTTCCACTCCCTGCTGGACAAGCCCGACTGGAACTTTCCGATCGTCACTCCCTAGGTGAGCTTCGACGGAGACCGTGTCGTATTCGGTGAGTTCGAGAAGGCGTGCGTAGCAGCAGAGGGTGGCGGCGAGTCCGAAGCCTTGCCGGTCTTCGGCGGTCCATCACAAGCGGGCGTGGTGCTCGATGTCCTCGCGGAAGGCGGTGAGTGCCTGGTCGGTGAGCGTGGGGCGGGTATCGGCGATGGCGGCCAGGTAGTCATCGGTGCGGGCAGGTGTGCCGTGGCGATCGGCGACCTCGCGTTCGAATGCGGTGTGGGCGCCCTTGCGGGCGGCGAACTCGATGTCGGCGGGAGTGAACATCTCGCTGGCCGCCACCAGCCGATGGAGGTCGACGCTGTTGGCGGCGGGGCCGAGGTAGCGCTGCCAGATCGCGGCTCGGGCGGCCTGGTCGGGCGGGCCGACCGGGATGACGTGGTCGAACCGGCCAGGGCGCAGGAATGCGGGATCGATGGAGCGGACGGAGTTGGTGGCGCAGATCAGCAGACGGTCGTCGTGGTCGCGGAAGCCGGGAATCAGCTTGAGCAGTTCGTTGGTTACTCCGTGGCTGGGGTCGACGGCCAGGCCGGACCGGACGCCGGCGATCTCCTCGACTTCGTCGATGAACAGCAGAACCGTGTCCAGCTCGGCCAGATCGGCGAATGTGTCCCGCAACGCGGCGGCCAGGCCCCCCTCTCCGGTCGCCGCGAGCCGGGACGGGAAGAGTTCCACGAACGGCCACTCCAGCCGGGAGGCGACGGCTTTGGCGAAGCTGGTCTTGCCGGTGCCCGGGGGGCCGAAGAGGATGACCGCCTTTGGCGGCCTGACCCCGTGCTTCTCGGCCAGAACGGGCTCGGTCAGCGGCAGCACGACCCGCCGCTCGATGGCGTCCTTCTCCTGCTCCATGCCCGAGAGGGCACTCCACAGGCCCTGTGGGAGGACCCGCCCGCCGAGTTCCGCAAGCAGACCCGCGTCGGCGGCTCCGAGATGGTCGGCCTTCTCGTAGAAGACCAGTCCCTCCTGGGCCCGGTAG belongs to Streptomyces sp. NBC_01454 and includes:
- a CDS encoding alkyl/aryl-sulfatase translates to MSHLAWDDEQDFADADRGFLARLDPCLIRDADGRVVWDNDAYAFLDDDCPPTAHPSLWRQSRLVARQGLYEVVPGIYQVRGLDISHITFVEGDRGVLVIDPLISTEVAAAALALYRAHRGPRPVTAVLYSHSHLDHFGGVRGVVDDADVAAGRIPVIAPSGFLAHAVSENVFTGPAMVRRAGYMYGTTLPKGPAGQIGCGLGQTTSTGSVGLIAPTLDITATGQEEVIDGIRMVFQLTPGTEAPAEMNFHFPELRALCVAENACHTLHNVLTLRGALVRDPSAWARYLTESLRLFADSSEVVFASHHWPTWGADRAVRFLEEQRDAYAYLHDQSVRLINAGLTGAEIAEELRFPPALERAWHARGYYGTLSHNAKAVYQRYMGWFDRNPAHLWQHPPVAAARRYVEFMGGADAVLAKARQAYEAGDLRWVAEVVNHVIFAAPGHAEARALQADAFEQLGRAAESGPWRNFYLMGAAELRGPVAGTPAHPAPDLLAALTAEQIFQSMAVRLNGPRAGDRRLLLRWEIGSAPDGSDPAAAPEIWTLLLSNGALTPMPGDAPRGERPHATLRLARTTLNAVLSGATTFPDEITAGTVTLDGDAEALLSFHSLLDKPDWNFPIVTP
- a CDS encoding ATP-binding protein, producing MATWRLRDYHDDDLDRAIRIWDHDRREDESPPAFPISEVMAVARSGGPAVVAVVGEELVGMAVAQVRGERAWILLVSLAGTWRNRGIGSGLIAELERRLRARGVYRISALLTPGATGTAALENSGYRAQEGLVFYEKADHLGAADAGLLAELGGRVLPQGLWSALSGMEQEKDAIERRVVLPLTEPVLAEKHGVRPPKAVILFGPPGTGKTSFAKAVASRLEWPFVELFPSRLAATGEGGLAAALRDTFADLAELDTVLLFIDEVEEIAGVRSGLAVDPSHGVTNELLKLIPGFRDHDDRLLICATNSVRSIDPAFLRPGRFDHVIPVGPPDQAARAAIWQRYLGPAANSVDLHRLVAASEMFTPADIEFAARKGAHTAFEREVADRHGTPARTDDYLAAIADTRPTLTDQALTAFREDIEHHARL